One genomic region from Clarias gariepinus isolate MV-2021 ecotype Netherlands chromosome 22, CGAR_prim_01v2, whole genome shotgun sequence encodes:
- the camk2n1b gene encoding calcium/calmodulin-dependent protein kinase II inhibitor 1b: MSQVLPYEENISRFGNDGDEEQMSLTCRVHNTNNFYSSTQNKRPPKLGQIGRSKRVVIEDDRIDEVLQNTTEKSQSNV; the protein is encoded by the exons ATGTCGCAGGTGTTGCCTTACGAGGAAAACATAAGTCGTTTCGGTAACGATGGAGACGAGGAGCAAATGTCTCTCACCTGCCGCGTGCACAACACCAACAACTTCTACAGCTCCACGCAGAATAAACGGCCTCCGAAACTCGGGCAGATTGGACGGAGCAAACGAG TTGTCATAGAAGATGACAGAATTGATGAGGTGCTCCAGAACACAACGGAAAAGTCACAGTcgaatgtgtaa
- the mul1b gene encoding mitochondrial ubiquitin ligase activator of NFKB 1, with protein MDSNGKPSTGQLLLLATSSALTALLYSVYRKKSSNATRLREAKKISLDQDLQSILAEAPGKCIPYAVIEGVVRSVKETLSSQFVDNCRGVISRLTLKEKKMVWNRTTHIWNDYEKVIHQRTNTVPFVLASHDDDITSTVRVIRPLDADLDLEKTFENFHPATSSFTSIVGHFLSGERPQGVTEMEEMLRLGANITGVGELVMDGGMVRLQPPKQGLAYLLSNLDYDTLLENHKRSVRLWRILTALTGLVACATLAYVLWRRYTWHREKKKEREMIEEIEEQRRRRTDGEEEGMQVGACVVCLSHQRSCVFLECGHVCSCWQCYRALPAPKKCPMCRATIDRAVTLYSS; from the exons ATGGACTCCAATGGCAAACCGTCCACAGGCCAGCTCTTGCTTTTGGCCACCAGTTCAGCTCTCACTGCTCTTCTGTACTCAGTGTACAGGAAGAAGTCCAGCAATGCCACCAGATTAAGA GAAGCCAAGAAAATATCATTAGATCAAGATCTGCAGAGCATCCTCGCCGAAGCTCCGGGCAAATGTATACCGTATGCCGTTATAGAAG GAGTGGTTCGGTCTGTTAAAGAAACCTTGAGCAGTCAGTTTGTGGACAACTGCCGAGGCGTGATCTCCAGACTGACGCTAAAGGAGAAGAAAATGGTGTGGAACCGGACCACTCACATCTG GAATGACTACGAGAAGGTCATCCACCAGCGCACCAACACCGTGCCCTTTGTCCTGGCGTCACACGACGACGATATAACATCCACCGTGCGCGTCATCCGCCCCCTGGATGCCGATCTGGACCTGGAGAAGACCTTCGAGAACTTCCACCCGGCCACGAGCTCCTTCACCAGCATCGTGGGTCACTTCCTGAGCGGCGAGCGGCCCCAGGGCGTGACTGAGATGGAGGAGATGCTGCGGCTGGGCGCAAACATCACCGGCGTGGGCGAGCTAGTGATGGACGGCGGCATGGTGCGCCTACAGCCGCCCAAACAGGGCCTGGCCTACTTGCTGAGCAACCTGGATTACGACACGCTCCTGGAGAACCACAAAAGAAGCGTGAGGCTCTGGAGAATCCTGACGGCGCTCACGGGTCTGGTGGCGTGCGCGACACTGGCGTACGTACTGTGGAGGCGCTACACCTGgcacagggagaaaaaaaaggagcggGAGATGATCGAGGAGATCGAAgagcagaggaggaggaggacagaCGGGGAAGAGGAAGGCATGCAGGTCGGAGCTTGTGTCGTGTGCCTGAGCCACCAGCGCTCGTGCGTCTTTCTCGAGTGCGGCCACGTGTGCTCCTGCTGGCAGTGTTACCGCGCGCTGCCTGCGCCAAAGAAGTGCCCCATGTGCCGGGCTACTATAGACCGCGCGGTGACCCTGTACAGCAGCTAA